One segment of Solanum lycopersicum chromosome 1, SLM_r2.1 DNA contains the following:
- the LOC101260262 gene encoding uncharacterized protein, whose protein sequence is MEIMFPLLFMLLLLTMNWIVVLICCEGGDSGYSSAVGDPGMRRDGLRVGLEAWNFCNEVGEEATGMGSPRAADCFDISGSSLSHKVTESDNKLGVGKSFPGLSLKAKNDPDLYAAEKELYLGSLCEVDDTPRPWQFWMIMLKNGNYDSKSGLCPENGKRVPPFKPGRFPCFGKGCMNQPILFHQPTYLSDDETMMGGFNGTYDLASTAGSSSSSSFFEVVWEKKIGKGGWVFKHKLRTSKLYPWLMLYLRADATKGFSGGYHYDTRGMLKILPESPNFKVKLTLDVKVGGGPKSQFYLIDIGSCWKNNGDPCDGDVLTDVTRYSEMIINPETAAWCSPTNIGNCPPFHITPNNTKIYRNNTSHFPYSAYHYYCAPGNAEHLEKPYSTCDPYSNPQAQELLQLLPHPIWADYGYPTKQGDGWVGDGRTWELDVGGLSSRLYFYQDPGTHPARRIWTSLDVGTEIFVSDKDEVAEWTLSDFDVLLTS, encoded by the exons ATGGAAATTATGTTtccattattatttatgttgttattgttgacaATGAATTGGATAGTAGTTCTAATTTGCTGTGAAGGAGGTGATAGTGGTTATTCCTCTGCTGTCGGAGATCCGGGAATGAGAAGAGATGGACTCAGAGTAGGTTTAGAAGCTTGGAATTTCTGTAATGAAGTTGGTGAAGAAGCTACTGGAATGGGTAGCCCTAGAGCTGCTGATTGCTTTGATATTTCTG GGAGTTCATTGAGTCACAAGGTAACTGAGTCTGATAATAAGCTTGGTGTTGGGAAGTCATTTCCGGGGTTGAGTCTTAAGGCTAAGAACGATCCTGATTTGTATGCTGCTGAGAAGGAATTATATCTAGGTTCATTGTGTGAAGTTGATGATACCCCAAGGCCATGGCAATTTTGGATGATAATGTTGAAGAACGGAAACTACGACTCGAAATCTGGTCTTTGTCCAGAGAATGGGAAAAGAGTTCCCCCTTTTAAGCCGGGAAGATTTCCGTGTTTTGGGAAGGGATGTATGAATCAGCCTATACTGTTTCATCAGCCTACTTATTTATCTGATGATGAAACTATGATGGGAGGTTTTAATGGTACTTATGATTTGGCTTCTACAGCtggtagtagtagtagtagttccTTTTTTGAGGTAGTTTGGGAGAAGAAAATTGGCAAAGGGGGTTGGGTATTTAAGCACAAACTCAGAACATCCAAATTGTATCCATGGCTGATGTTGTATCTTCGGGCTGATGCGACTAAAGGGTTCTCTGGAGGCTACCACTATGATACCAGAGGAATGTTAAAAATT cTGCCAGAGTCACCTAATTTTAAGGTCAAATTGACCTTGGATGTCAAGGTAGGCGGAGGACCCAAGAGTCAGTTTTACTTGATAGATATTGGCAGTTGCTGGAAGAACAATGGTGATCCATGTGATGGAGATGTTCTCACTGATGTTACCAGATACAGTGAAATGATCATTAATCCAGAAACTGCAGCTTGGTGCAGCCCCACAAATATCGGCAACTGCCCACCTTTCCACATCACaccaaacaatacaaaaatctaCAGGAATAACACCTCTCACTTCCCTTACTCAGCTTATCACTATTACTGTGCGCCTGGGAATGCCGAGCACTTGGAAAAGCCATATAGCACTTGTGATCCTTACAGTAATCCCCAGGCACAGGAGCTACTTCAGTTGCTGCCTCATCCAATATGGGCAGACTATGGATATCCAACCAAACAAGGAGATGGATGGGTTGGGGATGGAAGAACCTGGGAGCTTGACGTCGGTGGCCTTTCTAGCAGACTTTACTTCTATCAA GATCCAGGTACACATCCTGCTAGAAGAATATGGACATCTCTGGATGTGGGAACAGAAATTTTTGTTAGCGACAAAGATGAAGTGGCAGAATGGACTCTGAGTGATTTTGATGTTCTACTTACCTCGTAA
- the LOC101259781 gene encoding pectinesterase 4: MVGKIVVSLVSLILLVGVIVGVVVVVNKNGDNKHDESTKVQMKKVHEFCQATEFKDQCAKSLESAAKNESATIQDYLTAAFRTTLDELKKGLDETGKTKVDKDADPYNHMAVDDCKLMLQWGVEKLEESVKLIGETDEESIHEYSVDLLNWIGGVYSFQTICIDAIEKPEYKSAIEKGLVNATQLTNNAISMVAKMSDVLKSFNIQIPQGLLDGNSSPHRRLLDVNKVDGGGYPTWFPAADRKLLEKSSKGKGKGKGKGKDGAPLGAGPALPPVGSGPLTPDAVVAKDGSGKFKSVVDAIKAYPANHQGRYIIYIKAGTYVEQVLIEKNQPNVFMYGDGAGKTIISCDKNVMNKVTTMNSATVGVNSEGFIAKGITFRNTAGPEGQQAVALRISGDRGAVFDCSIEGNQDTLYYQTYRQFYRNCVISGTVDFIFGCGTALIQNSEIILRRPRQQSKNTITADGKDQADKNTGVVLQNCKIVPEQSLFEDRFKYEHYLMRPWKAYSTNVYMESEIGDLIRPEGYLLWASDKPNLFEQTCEVYEYANRGPGANTNGRSKLFKKFKVLSPQEATKYTAATFLQANEWLPGTSAPFYPGLGGK; this comes from the coding sequence atggtggGGAAAATAGTGGTTTCATTAGTATCATTGATACTTTTAGTTGGTGTGATAGTAGGAGTTGTGGTTGTTGTGAACAAAAATGGTGACAACAAACACGATGAAAGCACAAAAGTACAAATGAAGAAAGTGCATGAGTTTTGTCAAGCTACTGAATTTAAAGATCAATGTGCTAAGTCACTTGAAAGTGCTGCTAAAAATGAGTCAGCTACAATACAGGATTACCTTACAGCTGCATTCCGAACAACACTTGATGAACTGAAAAAGGGTTTGGATGAGACTGGAAAGACTAAGGTCGACAAAGACGCTGATCCTTACAATCATATGGCTGTTGATGATTGCAAGCTGATGCTGCAATGGGGTGTGGAGAAGCTCGAAGAATCAGTGAAGTTGATTGGTGAGACTGATGAAGAGTCGATCCATGAGTATAGTGTTGATCTGTTGAACTGGATAGGAGGAGTTTACTCGTTCCAAACCATATGTATTGACGCTATTGAAAAGCCAGAATATAAATCAGCAATTGAAAAAGGATTAGTGAATGCTACACAGCTTACCAATAACGCGATCAGCATGGTAGCAAAGATGTCTGATGTGTTGAAATCATTCAACATTCAAATCCCGCAAGGTTTACTGGATGGCAACAGCTCTCCTCATCGTCGTTTGTTGGATGTAAACAAGGTGGATGGGGGTGGTTACCCAACATGGTTCCCAGCTGCTGACCGTAAGCTATTGGAGAAGAGCTCAAAgggaaaaggaaaaggaaaaggaaaggGAAAAGACGGTGCTCCTCTAGGAGCAGGACCAGCACTTCCCCCAGTAGGATCAGGACCATTAACTCCTGATGCTGTGGTTGCCAAGGATGGAAGCGGAAAATTCAAGAGTGTTGTAGACGCTATCAAGGCTTACCCAGCAAACCATCAAGGCAGATACATTATCTACATCAAGGCTGGTACTTACGTTGAACAAGTCCTTATTGAGAAAAACCAACCAAACGTCTTCATGTATGGTGATGGAGCAGGGAAAACCATCATTTCCTGTGACAAGAATGTAATGAATAAAGTCACCACCATGAATAGTGCTACAGTCGGTGTGAACAGCGAGGGATTCATAGCTAAGGGAATTACATTCCGCAACACTGCTGGTCCAGAGGGTCAACAAGCTGTTGCACTTAGGATCTCTGGAGACAGGGGAGCAGTATTTGACTGCAGCATAGAGGGAAACCAAGACACCTTGTACTACCAAACATACCGTCAATTCTACCGCAACTGTGTAATATCTGGTACCGTTGATTTCATCTTCGGGTGTGGAACAGCTCTCATCCAGAACAGTGAGATCATATTGAGGAGGCCTAGACAACAAAGCAAGAACACCATCACAGCTGATGGAAAGGACCAAGCAGACAAAAACACTGGGGTAGTACTTCAGAACTGCAAAATTGTACCAGAACAATCACTTTTTGAAGATAGGTTCAAATACGAACACTACTTAATGCGCCCATGGAAGGCATATTCCACCAATGTTTACATGGAAAGTGAGATAGGTGACCTCATCAGGCCTGAGGGATATCTGCTTTGGGCGTCCGACAAGCCAAATCTTTTCGAACAGACATGTGAAGTGTATGAATATGCAAACAGAGGACCTGGTGCTAACACTAACGGAAGGAGCAAACTCTTCAAGAAGTTCAAGGTTCTTAGCCCACAGGAAGCTACTAAATACACCGCTGCAACTTTCCTTCAAGCTAATGAATGGTTGCCTGGAACCAGTGCACCTTTCTACCCTGGTCTTGGTGGAAAATAG